The following are encoded in a window of Paenibacillus polymyxa genomic DNA:
- a CDS encoding TetR/AcrR family transcriptional regulator → MNHPDKKQQTKEKILDATLEFIQKEGFEAVTIRKIAELSATNISLVNYYFGSKENLLSEAIEVILNGFQHTFSILDNTTMPPQDRLKQFLLNYLQVIRQYPELLSRIIAMGSTSFTSQQEYGRFLNIMGFPKVQSTIKELTGEQQPERLLAMMLQIFGAIFLPALMSPILESGAVVEIPSIEEQLNLLFERYFDQK, encoded by the coding sequence ATGAATCACCCAGACAAAAAACAACAAACCAAAGAAAAAATCTTAGACGCTACGCTGGAATTTATTCAAAAGGAAGGTTTTGAGGCGGTTACAATCCGGAAAATTGCCGAGCTGTCTGCTACTAATATTTCTTTAGTTAATTATTATTTTGGCTCTAAGGAAAATCTGCTCAGTGAAGCTATTGAAGTGATATTAAATGGCTTTCAACATACCTTTTCTATTTTGGACAATACAACGATGCCCCCCCAAGATAGACTGAAACAATTTTTACTTAACTATCTGCAGGTCATTCGTCAATATCCAGAGCTTCTTTCGCGAATTATTGCCATGGGCAGCACGTCCTTTACATCTCAACAGGAATACGGAAGGTTTTTAAACATAATGGGATTTCCAAAGGTTCAGAGCACGATCAAGGAGCTGACAGGTGAGCAACAGCCGGAGCGCTTGTTAGCAATGATGCTGCAAATATTTGGAGCTATTTTTCTGCCTGCACTGATGAGTCCAATTCTTGAATCAGGGGCAGTTGTGGAAATACCTTCAATAGAGGAACAATTAAATCTGCTGTTCGAAAGATATTTTGATCAAAAATAA
- a CDS encoding HXXEE domain-containing protein — MNFLRKYWQDAGAIIGVVVCIVLLMNPAILSDITGMLWLSFVAILFHQFEEYRWPGYFAGLFNNVMFKSDTPDHYPLNTQSAMIINVAIAYVFYLLPVWFPQVIWLGLAPVFMGFFQVVWHGIVVNIKAKTLYNPGLFTALLLHVPVGIWYIHEIVQRDIPTAIDWIASTIYFVFAVYIFIIKGNIWLKKSDSPYSFSKQQLGAYGRK; from the coding sequence ATGAATTTTTTGAGAAAATATTGGCAAGATGCAGGGGCTATAATCGGTGTGGTTGTATGTATTGTTTTACTTATGAATCCAGCTATCCTTTCGGATATAACAGGCATGTTATGGTTGAGTTTTGTGGCTATATTGTTTCATCAATTTGAGGAGTACCGCTGGCCTGGATATTTTGCTGGTTTATTTAACAATGTTATGTTTAAAAGTGACACACCGGATCATTACCCTTTAAACACTCAATCAGCGATGATTATCAATGTGGCAATTGCCTATGTGTTTTATCTGCTTCCCGTATGGTTTCCGCAAGTAATCTGGCTTGGACTCGCACCAGTTTTTATGGGATTCTTTCAGGTCGTTTGGCACGGCATCGTTGTCAATATTAAAGCAAAAACCTTATATAATCCTGGCTTGTTTACGGCACTTCTCCTGCATGTTCCAGTCGGAATCTGGTATATTCATGAAATAGTACAGCGAGACATCCCAACGGCAATAGACTGGATTGCGAGTACGATCTACTTTGTTTTTGCTGTATACATCTTCATCATTAAAGGGAATATATGGTTGAAGAAGAGTGACTCTCCTTACTCCTTTTCTAAACAACAGCTGGGAGCTTATGGTCGTAAATAG